A genomic segment from Aegilops tauschii subsp. strangulata cultivar AL8/78 chromosome 1, Aet v6.0, whole genome shotgun sequence encodes:
- the LOC109767659 gene encoding uncharacterized protein, translating to MATAVNEHVLLSQPDKLVLLAEIPAADSCGSSQPDVTFRLLVEQCSDYGGGPVDVDTMEDVSCRVPLRDLGRRGAADRAFAGLVARLDNPMLRPEVATEARRAAERVGARRGALDELGGVEFRLRVVFVDDDASEEPAASDEDESGSDMEFGEFDLSGARSLHGQRAVAAYEEDEDGCSAQFMVRPYRAGEGASLLLSSFEARSDGPELTEQHELTSHDMRRLVHLALEGGASMEDDEAYQRALAGGTAVSSASRAAMVDQALQSASHQQQRSKSPSPIFPMRSGF from the coding sequence ATGGCCACCGCCGTGAACGAGCACGTCCTGCTCAGCCAACCCGACAAGCTGGTCCTGCTCGCCGAGATCCCGGCCGCAGACTCGTGCGGCTCGTCGCAGCCCGACGTCACGTTCCGGCTGCTCGTCGAGCAATGCAGCGACTACGGCGGCGGCCCCGTGGACGTCGACACGATGGAGGACGTTTCCTGCCGCGTGCCGCTCCGCGACCTGGGCCGCCGGGGCGCCGCGGACCGGGCGTTTGCGGGCCTCGTGGCCAGGCTCGACAACCCGATGCTGCGCCCGGAGGTCGCGACGGAGGCCCGGAGGGCGGCGGAGCGCGTCGGCGCGAGGCGCGGCGCGctcgacgagctcggcggcgtgGAGTTCCGCCTCCGTGTCGTTTTCGTCGACGATGACGCGTCCGAGGAGCCGGCGGCGTCGGACGAGGACGAGAGCGGGAGCGACATGGAGTTCGGGGAATTCGACCTGAGCGGCGCGCGGAGCCTGCACGGCCAGCGGGCCGTCGCCGCGTacgaggaggacgaggacggcTGCAGCGCCCAGTTCATGGTGCGCCCGTACCGCGCGGGGGAGGGGGCGAGCCTGCTGCTGTCGAGCTTCGAGGCGCGCTCGGACGGCCCCGAGCTGACCGAGCAGCACGAGCTGACGTCGCATGACATGCGCCGCCTCGTGCACCTGGCGCTGGAAGGGGGCGCGAGCATGGAGGACGACGAGGCCTACCAGCGAGCGCTGGCCGGCGGCACGGCCGTGTCCTCGGCGTCGCGCGCCGCCATGGTCGACCAGGCGCTGCAATCCGCGAGCCACCAGCAGCAGCGGTCCAAGTCACCGAGCCCGATCTTTCCGATGCGCTCCGGATTCTGA